In Rhopalosiphum padi isolate XX-2018 chromosome 3, ASM2088224v1, whole genome shotgun sequence, the genomic stretch tttaatacccaGGTGGCATGGTAATAAAGCCAAGGCCAATCCATTTATTCTATTCAGTATTCATGTTCGTGCGTATTATAAGTTCAACTACCTTGGCTAGGTAgactatagtttttataattttacttatagtacttaaaataattatacatgatattatattgtgtatgaatTTTGAATATCCCGTGTTTATTTCGTCTGAATCAACATTGACCATttgagtacctattattaatattatttgtgttatttaaaatcCTCTGTTCACCGGTCGTCATAATAATTGAAGGTCTATACCATATACTATTCATTATCATACAAACTTGTGTAATTTATAGACATTAAAAGCATCTCTTATTTATTCTGACTGCCAAAAAGTCAAAGGGGGATCCGAGgtatatttttcacttttttagtTAGTGTGCGTACAGTCTTTTTTTATcaatagactatagagtatgcTTTTTTTGTGGTTTGCATACAGCCCCACTGTGTGGAAGTTTGGCGGGACGCGGGAGCAGTGAGTGTCGAACCCCTAAAATACCCTCTTACTCAGTAAGACTTACTGGCCATATTcatgcaaatattataatacgtaaatttttatatgattaaggTTTCTACAAAAAATGTTGTCATATGGTTCTACTATATATTTGACATATAATTAATACGAATAGATTGACGATTACAACCGAAAGTGTGTATTCCCTCCTCCTCAATGtcatatttagataaaaatcaaTCCGCCTCCCCTACATATGTACACCTCAAATCAAATGGTATTAACTAACCGATCTGCAAGAGTCTTAGCACAACGACCACATACATTGAAAATCAGGCCATGAACGCACTAGGCTATATCATTATTAAGTTCTACGATttaagttgtataaaatatcgtcaactgtcaaattatttttttcgggGATAAATGGGTACTTAGGGATATTGCCTCAATAGCCGATCTCAAAACTgggcaaaaacttttttttgagCTTTTCTTTTCTATACAACTTTATAGCGAAAACGCCGTTGAGCTCTATGGGTGAACGTACCTCGCACGTGAGTTCGGCCACTCGACCGTCCCGGTTGCGAACCAGCTCGGCCAGGTCAACAGCGCCCGTGGACTTGACTCCGCCAGCCGCACTTCcatcaccgccgccgccacagcCCATCAGCTTCAGCAACCGGTACCTGGTGCTGGCCGACAACTCCGGCGACACCGCGTCCACGTGGCCGGCCCGTCGCTCGAGCGCATCGCACAGGCGGGTCACCAACCGTTCGGCGTCCGTCCCGAAGTCGTTGGCGTGGTCGTTGGGCTGGTGATCTGCCGTCAGGTCCACGTCGACCATCGGCGGCGGCTGTGGACGAGCGGCCGTCTGCGTGTTGGCCGCCTCGGCTTGTTCCAACTCGGCCAACAGCGACATGGGCTGCGATTCGGTCTCGCCGGCGCCATTCGCCCGGGACGCCGTCGCCGCACCGCTGGCGTGACTGCTACACGAAGCGCACTTCCCGCCTCGTCCTCTCCAATCCCCCGAGAGCGCGTCGTCCAATTGCTTGGCTAACATAGCTGACTGTATAGAAAAACACGTACGATGTATTAGgtgaaaataggtattatatattattttatatagtaagtacttaggtatattataaccaAACACATCCAGACATTAACACGCAACGATAATACACGATAttatgtggtaaaaaaaaaaaaaaaacaactataatatatattgcgaGTCTAAATAAACGTCGCTTGAATGTGAATTTTCTTGTCACCGCCGTAACCATATATATCTATTAGTGGAACTTTAAGTGCAATTTAGAATTAGGTAGTTCATACTATGAAAACcgtctatttttttaattacgtgATGTTGTGTTATGTTACGTGTTgtcattatactttatatacctTCTCTAACATTCGTCATTACgagtatttaactaaattaaaaaaaaaaatgttgaatgttGAAAATAACgacttttatcaaatttaaaggcaaTTTTGTcgctactttaaaatataatatgagaattattaattttgatattgtatATAAGTACTACTGCGTAACTagcataacattttttaaatatcataaaaatccgACGTATACAAGCACATAGATATACTGTTTCTtaacttcaatattttatttataattctgtaAAACATAAATTCACTTTATTGGTTTATTGTGCTTGGATCAGAgagaaattaaatattgcattggaattattttaacgttgtatatctattaattttttaagtctactaagattgaaaaaaattttaatattgtttactataaaataagtatttggcaatttttcacgattttgataaattttgttaGAATGTACATtgtcaatgtatattatatattatttaaaatgtaaatgattataaaaaaaagggaTAACCATgtaatttcattatttctacattttttgattgcgtaagaatattttataaggaaatatatatatgtacgtgtttattaattattttcaatcaacaatttaaaatatacgtatagatAACATtgaaagagtcaaaatattattaaagttatgagAATGCTAATCtggtaaatatttcaaacttctacggttatttatttttgaattacaacgaaaattaaaattgaatatatcaaAAACAGGTTTTCCGTAAAAATTTCAGTTTTTCCAgataattttgaaaagtactgagaatatttaattttgacctcccatataagtttcctttaaattcaattatcaaATTGTCTACCAGAGAGCACACTTGAAATTAAAGATCGAAGCatttacctactatataaaacgtataaacgtttgcatttagaaatataattaatacataattttataaatattagctataattttatgtgaaacaaattttcaccaaatctttaaaattttaataatgaactaagattaacaaaacaatttaggATGTTTTGGTTTTAGATTATATCTcgtattttatgtacctatgtaagaattaagtatatatatttaaggtaCGAATATATGTCAttgtaagaaataaaaacaGGAATTATATGTCAGACTTACCCTATGCTCGTAATGGTTCGCTTCAGCCCGGCACTCAGCTAACTGGCGATCTTTGAGTTCGAGAAGTTCGGCCAACCGATCGCGGTCGGCCCGCAACTCAGCCATCCTCTTTTGTAGTCGTTGTTTCTCGGCCGCTTTCATATCGATCTAGAAAAATGTCATTACCatccgttttttattttataatattttatccatattattttaCGCATTAAATTTACCCAGTCGACACTGTTcagtaagaaatatttatatatgtcttGTACTTATACtgatactatacataatatatatataagtaaataactgtctgtataagttttaagtataataaggaTATAACTAATAAGAATCCTTTCTTAAGGATTTAGTGATGTCgagaaaattgaaataattcttaataattttaaggttGGTTATTATTATGTGGTTTTCAATGAATTCACTGTATGGTTGCGAGAAGTTGTTTATTGCGAATTTCGATAAAAGAGAATACTTATAAGATAACttgtaaagttttttaaaatttgaaacatttgtttatactgtttttttctaatagaacataagttatattttacgtaatacaaatacaataactGAACTGGAAATTAATCcactgttttataatttttttaattaatgcgtCATCGTCACTAAAATGTCAACCACGTGATGAACGCTAAacttttttggaattttataagtgttaacttaacttttatggttttaacaaataaattaaatgtttagtctATATATCCTATAGgtcttttttttataccttggcttagtattattttaaagcataaaataCTAGCCCACTTgactatacttatacatatattatatatatatataatatagtacccgAAATAATCAAtttggataaaatatttaataccaaagataatttattgaatGTTATATCTAATTCAAGAATCagaattaaagtatttataaaaatataaactaatctaaaatataatatcactatGTAACTTATATTTCCTAGGTAGGCTAAATAAAATAGtgcatacttaataataataaaatcctaatattattacttattatttcagttaagcgtacttaaaatattaaataactgagATAAGTTAATAAATACGATCATTACGCTGaacataaaatactataaacataGATAAATCTATCTCATTGTATGAactgtgaataataattaaagtaggtactataaattatgtatttaatataaacgttGACAAAGTCGATTGTTGGTGTAATGGCCAAATTCTGATTTATCGATTAATCGCCAACAACCGACTGCGAGCCAAATAGACGAATCGATACGAACAACATTGTCGAATTCGATACTactatattttcgtataatacGATATTGATCAGTGTAAAACGGACAAACTAATAACCAGTGCATTACCTCATCACGCAACACGTCCAGGCTGCGGTAGTCATCGGGCGTAAGCGACCCGTAATCGGTAGTGGAACCGCCGTTGGTGATGGACGTGGGCGATCCGACTCCTCCGATCCCTGTCCATTTGCCACTGCCGTTTTGTGGCTGCTGTGCGTCTTCCAGAAGACGACACTTGTGCCGAAGCTCTTGTTCCGCCTGGGAAAGCTGTAGcgcacaaaaattaatataatattataaagtcggTAATCCCAGACCGAgtttatcacataatattattatcacgtatGTTCGGGATATTTCTTTCCAAGATAAACACTCGCTTTATCGAAAACCGTGGTCACGTATGGTCCACGTGGTCACGTgaccatattttatttagataattttttagtcattaaaacaacatttttgtaaaaaattatatttttttttcgtttttaaggtacatattattaaagacACGGATGAGTAAAGTAAACCACCGTATTTTTCCACGTATTATGGACGATAAGTAAACGGTAAAACAGCGGGAAAAATAGTTATCGTctccataatatatacattataccagTGGcgcaactaaaaataaatttcgaaGGGggctatattattacaatatatatatatatatatatatacataagattatatataggttattatactAGGCTTCAGAGAAATTTCAAAGGGGTTATAACCccttaaccccccccccctcctGATTGCGCCActgcattatacatattatattataatatatacgtaaatgtGATCAAAAGCGGAATCGCTGGAACGTAATATACTCGTACGATAACCTCATTATCAcgatcgtaatataatattcgtagtCGACATAACACTATTCTGTGTACGttacaataacatattaataaatacgaaCCTCTCTGATGTGCGACTGCAACCTGCCATTTTGGTCGGTGAGCTCTCGGACCACAGCTCGTTTCTGTTTGTCCGCCTCGCGTAGCTGACGTTCCCGGCTGTCGAGCACGGCCTGCAGGTCCCTGAGATCGGCCTGCAGCTCATGGCACCGTTGCTCGCACTCGGCCTTAGACTGTGCCAACTGCCTGCGCAACCGGTGGCGGTCCTGTTCGATCTCCTATTACAGCGAAACAACGACAAAAACGGTGTGATGTATAAATTAACTGCGGCGCGTCTCATCGTTTTGTTGATGTATAAACTATAGGCGCATATCACAATATAAGgaatagtatagtaataatgataataatgcgAGTATGTAAATGACGATTGACGAggaattaacatataataataataataatatggttgttTATGCGAATTTGCATAAATCATCACATTattcgagaaaaaaatattcgaaacgCAGATTCGAATAGTTTATACTCGATATAtgagtcattataatatacatattctatatattatgtaaatacgatTCATGAGTCATAACCATCCATATAGGTGCCAAATATTTCACATTATAATGTTGCCCAACCCAATACACTCGTGGGTCTCGACACTCGAAGGTATCGATTATACGAGTAGTAGGTCTCTGAGATATATGTACAAGTTAAAACCATAAGTAGttggaacaataataataatattatatttataatcatattatccatggtttaaagttaaaaacaaattttttgttttaaaaatggtggaatacttttcaaaattaatctaatatttcTAGTATTATCTCTTACATAAACAATTGGTGTCATCGcaagaataaaatatctaataaatagataataagtaataaccaaaatcaatttcaattaaaattaatgttcagtacctacatactacataatataataattgttacatttttttgaaagtttAAGCATATCATAAACTTCTACAGACAAATTGCTTTTCTAAAGGACCAAATTAACCTAATTATTTACGATGGATATAGCTCTAGTAGTGTAGTGTATACAACTTTCGAATAATAAGACTCCTACTCAAAAAGTCTAATCATTTAAGTATACGTACAATTAAATACAATCCACACATTACATGTAGTTACTTTGCAACCAGCTTCGACGCTTCGTTAATAATCTAAAatgaatatcattattattgtagggAAAATACTGAACATTCCGTGTCAGTGTCAGTCGGACGTGGGATTATAGTAATATGatgaatgtatttaaattcGCCATTCCCTTGGCCGAGCTACAGATACGCCTCCGTGTAGCACAGCATCATATATGCAcatttaatgtacctatgtcTGACCGCTACACACCTGCAATCtaactatatataaacattacgtatttatatagtGTGCGAAGGTGATCAACACGACTAATGGCCAAAGGGAAAATCCGTTAATATTATGACTAATTCCCTAATCCCAACTCATAACCAAATTGCTAATTTTTGCACACGTATAACAGGGTATTACGACGATGGAATATTACGGCCATTGCAGCCGCAAACAAAAGGTGgtcgtgtataaaaatataatacccaGCTATTAgctagctattattattatatatgtatatatatttataaatatacaatacggAAAAAGTCGTGCAAGACCTTATCGAAGGACACGTGCACTGCTAATGATTTTATAGCCGTCAAACGGTAATGTACGTATATCGTGCTCGTTGTCGATTACGTCACGGTTTGAATGTACCCTTTCGCCACCGTCCGGGTCGGCACGGCGTTCCATCCGACCCGAGCGATTTAAACCACAGcctatatatatcaatatagctataatataccACAACCGTGGTCGTGCCCCGCTCGTGCAACagactatgtatatattatacgcagaaCGCCGTTCTGGCTACGAGACCTTGGTCGGCAACAACGCCAAATCGCGGGGGGTGGAGTGAGGCTAGATTGCGATAATAGCACCTGGATAAACGATAGATCTCGCGCATTgtttaattgtgtttttttcgAAATTCGCAAAGCCAGACGAATTCAGATGTACAGATATGAATGTTTCTTTGTTTGCcctttataatactataaactcAATAACTACACTGGACCACttttaataaaagttgtatATCAATAGATTCTTTGAGACTAGGTTAGCGCTTATAGCTTATTTTTCAATTCTTGTAAATTGCTATAGGTTGCCATATTAACACATgaatcgatttttatttaatttatttaaattattattattgttacatattatattactattataataatatagtaggaaTATGACTCACTCGATGTTTtacaaatatgttaaaaaaaaattaaatacttatgaaCACAAAAACAATGATCAATTTTATGGCTTTCCGCTTCTTAATGCTGggcatattttttatgtataatccCATAAAGCAAAATACCAACTTAAACAGCGTTGGATTTATGTCAGCATTTATAAGCAAATCGTTAAATACGTCTCCATATCGTTTTGTTTACAAGacgtgaaaaatcataaaataaatcataataatcgtGCAGTttgtgttatataaatattcataactctTGCAAAATGGAAAAAGATTATAGAAAGATGGATTAATTTTAACCTGTACGGAGTAGAATAATACAGCGCAACTATGGAATCTAGTggcttatacataatattataaaaaaaagtacctaaCCGTATCGTAATGTTGTGCGTTATGACATGCGCGTATTACCCGTGATGCATACCCCCACGAATGTCCCAACCACCGAATGCTCTTGGCCTGCAAAGAGACTGCAGCAGTGTAAAACAGTGTTATTGTTTCCATaacctaacataatatatgcgACGAAAACGGATGCTGCAATATATAAGCTGCGGCGTAGTGGGGCGGAAGGGCCGCGGAACGGGGGAGGCTATACGAGTACGCGCTTTCACTCGCGGCTATAGAGCTGCACCAGGTACCAAGTACCTAGCCGAATGCATAACGACAgccaacgacgacgacgacaatagCGCCGCCGCCAAGTCGGAAGAGTGAGAGCgtgacgacgacggcggcgcgGCAACGGCGTACAATGATGGCGGCCTCGGCAGTGGCGGCAACAATACGCGCGACCCGGACAGCTGCCAAacgatttatatatacatatataggtacataataatgtacagGTATAATAAGTGTGGTAGAAAATGGTTGTACACTTGTAGCGAATTGCCGAGCCGAAGAACATTGTTTCGCGCGGTGCTACGGCCGCGGAGGCGTTTATACGGGAGCCGGTCGGGTTAATCGTTTTAttcacgcgcgcgcgcgctcgcgtgTCCGCCGTCGGCGGGCTCTGCTGCAGCAGCCTGAAAACACGGTCGATGGTCTCAAGCGCTCAAAAATTTGGGCCTCGACTTAGCGTGCGGCGGGCGAGttagcgaaaaaaaaatgttttcaaatagaACCCAGCGCGAGCCCATAAGTACACGCGAAACTAAATGGCGGGTTGATGAaacacaaaaaatgtttttttcgatGAGGCGCGATAAAAATAATTGGCAAAGAACACGCGAGTATATTGTTATATGCTACTACAAAACCGTTTGTTTTTGCAAATGTGGCTATATTCGCGATATTGCGAAAGAGTAAAGAGCTGACGTTGCGCTGCAGTAGATTTCGGATTATATAGAGAAAATgacagcatattatatattggaaCTATTTGtagatgtacataataaatataaatttaaaaaagacaaTTTCCTTCCGGGTAGGGGAAAGAACGACGCGGGAACAGATAGGTACGATACATTCTtctcgttattattatcatcatcgttatactatacgtttttttgtgaaattaaaaCGGTTTTAAATCATCGGATACTCTCTTTATTTttactgatataataatttctgttattttatttaccagtaaaaaataatagaccATCCGTAGATCCAATATCGTTTTGACGGCATAAacgttatcaaattattattaaatatttttataaacgttttgtCGTGTACCTCCAGCTTGTCGCCGTACTCTTCGGCCAGCCGCTCGTTCATCAGTGACAGTTCGTCGTTTTTGGCCAACAGGGCTTTGCCCAGACGGGCGGCCAGCACCAGGTCCTTGTTCTTCTGCCTGAGCTCTTCGGCCACCATGCCGGTGGCGCCGCCGACTCCACCGTCGTCCGCCAAATCGCGCGGCGAGTCACCGGCCACGCCGTCGATGGCCAGGTGCCGGTCCAGCAGTTCCAAGTCGTCCAGATCGACCAGGTGTTGCTGCAGGTCCTTGAGCCGCTTGGCGGCCACCGGCGCGGGCTTTACGCCGACCACGCCGCGTCCGCCAAACTCGGCTTCCACACTGTCCATGCCACCGCCGCCGACGTCTTCGTCGTCCTCCTCGTCGTCCGATGACGATACCGGCGACGACGAGCAGCTGCTGGTCGAACTCCGAGACACCTGTGCAGGATTCGAGTCGTTTCCTCTTAACCGCCGGCGCCGCCTGCCCGAAGACGTCAGGGCCGGAATGTCGCTGGCCGGCAGCGGGACGGTCGTCTGATGTCGCATGGTCACGGCCGTCGGTTCACCGCCGCCGACGCACCGGTTGTCGGCCGTCGGCGGAGTGGTGGTGGCCACGGCTGCGGCCATCGCGATGGTCGTCACCGAGTTCGCGGATCGCGGGCTATAATGTCAACCGAAATCGTTTTTCACGCGAGTCGCGGACGGTGCGACGGCCATCTGCGGCCCTGCGGCTGTCCGGCCGCggagcgacgacgacgaccgcgcAGCAGCAGACGAGACGCTAAGaggagcggcggcggcggtccgcACTGCAGCGACGGTGACAGCGATACGCTTTTCGTGTTTACCCTATGCGCACCGCGAGTATCGACTACGCGGAGATCGGATGCGGATCTCGACAGGCTCGTTGTACCCGATGCAGCTGGATCGAGGAAAACGTTGCGCGCAAACGGATCTGCGGACAATCTGCCGGCGCTGCGCGTACCGTCGGTATGACCGAAGTGGCCGCCGACCGCGCGTGACGCCTGCGAATACTACGGCATTGGCGGGGAGGGGAGGGGGCGCGCGCGAGAGTTCAGCGGCGAGAGAAAGAAACCTCGGCCTCGACTTCTCCTTCCAAAGGCGACGCGCCACCGTCACCGCTGCTTGGCGAACCGTAACAGCCGCGGCCGCCGCTGTCGCCTCCGCTCGGCGGCCGCAACCTTCACCCCTTCCCCGTCGAGCGGCGAGCGTTGCGCGGTTTATTACTATTACCATTACTATTACCATTAccattactattactattactattattattattattataatacacagcgACACGACGCCTACGTCGTCATCGTTTTTGTTGTTtcgttattttgttgttattatttttcgctcTTGTACCGTACGCAACGCACATACAATACgcatattatcgttatttatatAACG encodes the following:
- the LOC132924550 gene encoding bicaudal D-related protein homolog — encoded protein: MAAAVATTTPPTADNRCVGGGEPTAVTMRHQTTVPLPASDIPALTSSGRRRRRLRGNDSNPAQVSRSSTSSCSSSPVSSSDDEEDDEDVGGGGMDSVEAEFGGRGVVGVKPAPVAAKRLKDLQQHLVDLDDLELLDRHLAIDGVAGDSPRDLADDGGVGGATGMVAEELRQKNKDLVLAARLGKALLAKNDELSLMNERLAEEYGDKLEEIEQDRHRLRRQLAQSKAECEQRCHELQADLRDLQAVLDSRERQLREADKQKRAVVRELTDQNGRLQSHIRELSQAEQELRHKCRLLEDAQQPQNGSGKWTGIGGVGSPTSITNGGSTTDYGSLTPDDYRSLDVLRDEIDMKAAEKQRLQKRMAELRADRDRLAELLELKDRQLAECRAEANHYEHRSAMLAKQLDDALSGDWRGRGGKCASCSSHASGAATASRANGAGETESQPMSLLAELEQAEAANTQTAARPQPPPMVDVDLTADHQPNDHANDFGTDAERLVTRLCDALERRAGHVDAVSPELSASTRYRLLKLMGCGGGGDGSAAGGVKSTGAVDLAELVRNRDGRVAELTCELSVRDAELQAAREERDLAVRDKMDAMRIKCVRCGDAGSGEPADATSGSNTDEKDASLIPELLRKAWEQRDGAVRRKNAVQVQLARTRVDVLQANGQLMEAIGQKVELSQQLEQWQMDMQALLDEQMRRKLLAPPAQSSAGGAPEFGGGNQQKCSGTGGFPSMSASSLGSLGSSGLMNSLLMIAGGGGNTNR